The following coding sequences lie in one Hydrogenophaga sp. PBL-H3 genomic window:
- the ligA gene encoding protocatechuate 4,5-dioxygenase subunit alpha, which yields MALDKPYLDVPGTTIFDAEQSRKGYWLNQFCMSLMKAENRERFKKDERAYLNEWDMTEEQKLAVLARDLNWCIRLGGNIYFLAKIGATDGKSFQQMAGSMTGMTEDEYRNMMIAGGRSADGNRVIGEGGDAQAHRQPQGSAGKKVN from the coding sequence ATGGCACTCGACAAACCCTACCTCGACGTGCCCGGCACGACCATCTTCGACGCAGAACAATCCCGCAAGGGCTACTGGCTCAACCAGTTCTGCATGAGCCTCATGAAGGCCGAGAACCGCGAGCGATTCAAGAAGGACGAGCGCGCTTACTTGAACGAATGGGACATGACGGAAGAGCAGAAGTTGGCCGTGCTCGCGCGCGACCTCAACTGGTGCATCCGTCTGGGCGGCAACATCTATTTCCTCGCCAAGATCGGCGCCACCGACGGCAAGAGCTTTCAGCAGATGGCGGGCTCCATGACCGGCATGACCGAAGACGAGTACCGCAACATGATGATCGCCGGTGGCCGCTCGGCCGACGGCAACCGCGTGATCGGTGAAGGAGGGGACGCGCAGGCGCACCGCCAGCCGCAAGGCTCCGCTGGAAAGAAAGTGAACTGA